GCTCGAAGGTATGGTTATTGGAGGATACGCGACCGGCTCTTCAAGTGGATATATTTATATACGCGCGGAATACCCACTGGCTATTGAACGGTTAAATATTGCGATCCGTCAGGCAAAGGAAAGAGGGTATCTGGGGGAAAATATCCTGAACAGTGGATACAGCCTTGATATGATTATTAAACAGGGTGCGGGTGCGTTTGTCTGTGGGGAGTCAACCGCGTTACAGTTCTCAATAGAGGGCAAACGTGGTATGCCAAGGACAAGGCCGCCTCAATCGGTGGAAGCGGGCCTATGGGACAAACCTACATGCCTGAATAATGTTGAAACATTTGCTAATGTGCCAATTATTATTAATCGTGGTGCTGCCTGGTATTCCAAAATTGGTACGGAAAAGAGTAAAGGTACAAAAATTTTTGCACTTACGGGAAATGTTAAATATGCCGGACTGATTGAGGTACCGATGGGTATAACGGTAAGAGAAATTGTTTTTGATATTGGTGGAGGGGTGCCAAAGAAGAAAAAATTTAAAGCGGTACAGATTGGAGGGCCTTCAGGTGGTTGTTTGCCGGAAACTTACCTGGATTCTCCCATAGACTATGAGTCGCTTAAAAGTGCGGGCGCCATGATGGGCTCAGGGAGCCTTGTTGTGGTGGATGAAACAACATGCATGGTGGATATGGCAAGGTTTTTTCTCGATTTCTGTACACACGAATCATGTGGTAAATGTCCTCCATGCAGGGTTGGTACTGTCCTTATGCTGGATATCCTTAACAGGATTACTCAGGGAGAAGGTGTTGAGGAGGACATTGAGACATTGGAGAAAATGTGTGATGAGGTAAGGACGATGTCACTTTGCGGTCTGGGTCAGTCTGCGCCTAATCCTGTGAAATCTACTCTAAGATATTTTCGTGATGAATATCTGGCGCATATTCGTGACAAGGAGTGTCCAACGGCAACATGTGTCGCGCTTCATAAATACACCGTTATTCCGGATAAATGCACAAAGTGTACGCTTTGCATAAGAAATTGTCCGGTGGATGCAATATCAGGATCACGTGATGAAGTTGCGTTTATTGATAAAGAGAAATGTATTGAATGCAATTTGTGTTATGACAAATGTAATTTTATGGCAATTAAGTAATTATGATAAATCTTAAGATTGATAATAAGGATATCAGCGTCCCCCAGGGTACAAATGTATTTAAGGCCGCTAAGGACAACGGCATATATATTCCAGGCTTATGCTATCATCCGAAGTTGACTCAATATGGAGGCTGTAGGCTATGCATGGTTGAAATAACCGAGCGGGGAAGAACAAGGCATAGATTTTCCTGTGCTCAGCCTGTCGCGGAAGGTATGACGGT
Above is a genomic segment from Candidatus Scalindua japonica containing:
- a CDS encoding NADH-quinone oxidoreductase subunit NuoF — its product is MAKKKTSIAKKNITLKRPKIIVGMGTCGLGAGARNVLESVEKELKKQNISADVVSTGCIGLCSYEVLLDVIVPGYPRVTYSKVKPDTVPKIIEEHVGKGNVVQKLAMSQMCLEGDGVQQYSDLPFFDDLDQNKNQVKLVTKNCGIIDPEDIDEYIMTGGYKALETILTTMTPKEVIAEVGRSGLRGRGGGGFDTGWKWESTAKYEADEKYIICNADEGDPGAFMDRSLMEGDPHALLEGMVIGGYATGSSSGYIYIRAEYPLAIERLNIAIRQAKERGYLGENILNSGYSLDMIIKQGAGAFVCGESTALQFSIEGKRGMPRTRPPQSVEAGLWDKPTCLNNVETFANVPIIINRGAAWYSKIGTEKSKGTKIFALTGNVKYAGLIEVPMGITVREIVFDIGGGVPKKKKFKAVQIGGPSGGCLPETYLDSPIDYESLKSAGAMMGSGSLVVVDETTCMVDMARFFLDFCTHESCGKCPPCRVGTVLMLDILNRITQGEGVEEDIETLEKMCDEVRTMSLCGLGQSAPNPVKSTLRYFRDEYLAHIRDKECPTATCVALHKYTVIPDKCTKCTLCIRNCPVDAISGSRDEVAFIDKEKCIECNLCYDKCNFMAIK